The genome window GACCAGTCTTCAAACTGGAAAGGCTGACTTGGCTATTGCAGGAATTAGTGCTACTGATGAGAGAAAGGAAGTCTTTGACTTTTCAATTCCATACTATGAAAACAAGATGAGTTTCTTGGTTAGAAAAGCCGATTTAGACAAGTACAAGGATCTTTCAAGCCTTGCAAGTGCAAATATCGCTGCACAAAAGGGAACTGTGCCAGAAACCATGGTCAAGGAAACAATTACCAAATGCCCAATTGACATCCTTGACCAATATGGGAGAGGCAGTCAATGAATTGCAGGCTGGGAAAGTGGATGCTGTTCATATGGATGAACCAATTGCTCTTAGTTACGCAGGTAAAATCTCAGACCTTGTCGTTGCGACAGCTACTTTGACGATGAAAGATGGTGAAGCCAATGACGTTGCCATCAAGAAGAATCAATCAGACTTGAAAGCAGTAGTAGATAAGGTTATCCAAAAACTGAAAGATGAAGGAACTTATCAAACCTATCTAGAAAAAGCAGCGAAACTAACAGAAGTTGAACAATAAAAAAGAAAGCAGAGTTGGAGTTTAATCCAATTCTGCTTTTATGTATTGTAATAGTGCTTCTAAATTTTCGAGAGAGACTTTGGCAAACTGATAAGGACAGGCTTCCAAATAAGCCTCTTCAAAGAAGTCTAGTTTGAGTGAACTATGCTTTAAACTGGCAATTTTAGGATAGTGTCTCAAATCAAGGAGAAGCCCATCATGTAGAGGATAGTTGGGCAAGGGACAGGTATTTTTTTCAAGTACTTCCTTTATCCGAGTCTGATAGTTCTCTTGAAGGGTCAGTCGAGCCAGTCGATTTTTTTCAAATAACTGACTATCGATGTAAAGAGAGAGAGCCTTTTGCATGATGAGATTGCTATCATAGTCCAGGATATTTTTGTAGGAAACAAAGGCCTCTTTTAGGGCATTTGGGAGAATGAGAGCCGTGATACGTAGGGCTGGAAAGAGACTGGTTGAGAAGGATTTGATATAAATGACCCGATCCTCTGTATCCAGATAGTGGAAGGTCTGACCTTTTTTAGGGTCTAGGTCTCCTAGATAGTCATCCTCGACGATATAAACACCATACTGGTTTGCTAGATCCAATATGGCCCTTTTTTCCTGATCAGAATAGGAATGGCCAAGAGGATAGTGGAAGCGAGGAATGGTATAGAAGAACTTGATTTTTCCAGATTTGAACTGTTCTTTTAGTTCGTCAAGGTCAATCCCATCGATTCGGCGTTCAATGGTCCTGTAGGCCAATCCCTGAGCGACCAAGAGGCGATTCATCCGGTGGTAGGTCGGCTGTTCGACCAAAATCTCAGCTCCCTCGCTCGGAAAGTTAATCTGAGAAAGGATAAAGAGAGCTTGCTGGGTGCCAGATGTTAGAACCAGTTGATCTGGTTTGCAGTAGAGGGCTTGGTTGAAAAGAAGTTGATGGACAGATTGTCTGAGTTCCTCAAGACCTTCTTGGTTGTCATAGTAGTTGAAGAGGTAGTTTTCTCTTCCAATCAGTGTTTCATTGACGCAGAGTCGGAAGTCGTCATAGGCACTAGCGTGTTCGTCAGTGACTTCAATTTCCAAGTCTTGGTGCTGTCCTTGCTCCAGAACATAGTAGCCACTTTGGGGTTTGGCATAGAGGTATTGTTCATGGCGTAATTCCAGTAGGGCTCGTTGGATAGTGTCCTTGCTACAGTGGAAGTCTTGGCTCAATTGACGTATGGAGGGAAGCCGGCTGCCTGTTGGAAATTTTCCTGATTCGATCCCCTTTTTTAGAAAGGAAACGACTGCTTGGTATTTACTTTCTTTCTTCATTCCAGACCTCCCTTGATTTTGTTACATTGTACCTTTTTTTTGCCTCCTTTGCAATGGGAAAAGCATTTCTCCCTTTCACAACTAGGAGCAAATGTGGTATACTTAGAAAGTATGATGATTCATTGAAAAGAAGATAAGAAAGAGAATGGATAGAAAAGTGCAGGAACCGGTAAAATTATTTCAATACAATACTCTAGGTGCCCTTATGGCTGGTCTCTATGGTGGAACCATGACAGTGGGAGAATTGCTGGAGCATGGCGACCTTGGTTTGGGAACCCTTGATTCGATTGATGGGGAGTTGATTGTCCTTGATGGCAAGGCTTATCAAGCCAAGGGGTCTGGTCAAACACCTGAAATCGTTGAGGTAGCAGCAGATGCTCTTATTCCTTATGCGGCAGTGGTTCCCCATCAGGCAGAAGTGATTTTTCGTCAGCGCTTTGAGATGACAGATAAGGAATTGGAAAAACGAATTGAGTCCTACTATGATGGGGAAAATCTTTTTCGTTCCATCAAGATTCATGGCGAATTTTCACAAATGCATGTGCGGATGATTCCCAAATCCACACCTGATACCAAGTTTGCTGATGTGGCGACTCATCAACCTGAATATAGCCGTGAAAATATTTCAGGAACCATTGTTGGATTTTGGACACCAGAGATTTTCCATGGGGTCAGCGTGGCGGGCTACCATCTGCATTTTATCTCAGATGATTTGACTTTTGGTGGGCATGTGATGGACTTTGTTATCAAAGAAGGAATGATCGAGGTTGGAGCAGTCGATCAGTTGGACCAACGTTTTCCAGTCCAAGATCGCCAGTATTTATTTGCCAAATTTAACGTTGACGAGATGAAGAAAGACATTGATAAGTCAGAATAGGAGAAGAAGATGACAGTACATATTATCCTTACCATGATAGCTTTGGTTTTAGTCCTAGTAGGTGGGACTTGGTACGCCAAAAAACGGTTTAAAATCTCTCTTGCAGTGATGGGCTTGGGGGCAATCGCATTTTTTGTTTCTTCTCAAGTGTTAGAGAAGATGGTTCACCTTCTGATACTTCATCCGCAAAAAGATGGGACCATTCCGCTCATGAATGAGCAACCTTTCCTATATGTTCTTTACGCGATTGCCATGGCTGCCCTTTTTGAGGAAACTGCCCGCCTTGTCTTTTTTAAATGGTTGGAGAAAAAGAGAAGTCTAGAAGAGAAAGACGCTTTGGCTTACGGCTTGGGACATGGAGGTTTGGAGTTGCTCTATCTTGGGATGGGAAGCTTAATCAGCTTGTTGATCCTCTTTTCACTCATCCAGTCTTCAAATACTGATGTAGCCAATCTCCTTCCAAAGTCTACCCTTGAAACGGTTCAGTCTCTTTCTGTATGGCAGGTTTATTTACTAGGAGTTGAGCGTGTGCTTGCCCTAGTTCTCCAAATTGGTCTTTCCATCTGGATCTATCAAAGTGTTCGTCAAAAGAAATGGATCTACCTCGTTGCTGCCTATGGTTTGCATGCCTTGTTTGACTTGGCTCCAGCCTTATCTCAAGTGGGATGGATTGCAAATCCACTTCTAGTGGAGGTCATTCTTCTTTTAGAAGTACTAGCTTTTATCTGGCTTACAAAATCTACATTTTGGAAAAAATCATAAAAAGAGGGGTGACCTCTTTTTTTATGCGATGTTTTGATACTTCCATTTTTCAGTTCGTCAAAAGCCTTTAAAAATGGTATAATGAAATGACTTTACAAAAGGATAAGAGATATGACATTAGTAACTAAAATACAAGAACAATTAGAAGGAATTGATATTCGTTTCAAGGAACCCTTGAAGACCTATACCTATACCAAGGTTGGAGGTCGAGCGGATTACCTAGTTTTACCACGCAATCGCTATGAGATGGCACGTGTCGTCCAATTTGCCAATCAAGAGAATATACCTTGGATGGTGCTAGGAAATGCCAGCAATATCATCGTTCGTGAAGGTGGAATCCGTGGTTTTGTCATCTTGTGTGATAAGCTCAATAATGTTTCAGTTGATGGTTACACTATTGAAGCAGAAGCGGGTGCTAATTTGATTGAGACAACACGCATTGCACTCCGTCATAGTTTGACTGGTTTTGAGTTTGCTTGTGGCATTCCAGGAAGCATCGGGGGAGCCGTCTTTATGAATGCGGGTGCCTACGGAGGAGAGATTGCTCACATCTTGCAGTCTTGTAAGATACTGACCAA of Streptococcus oralis contains these proteins:
- a CDS encoding YhfC family glutamic-type intramembrane protease; translated protein: MTVHIILTMIALVLVLVGGTWYAKKRFKISLAVMGLGAIAFFVSSQVLEKMVHLLILHPQKDGTIPLMNEQPFLYVLYAIAMAALFEETARLVFFKWLEKKRSLEEKDALAYGLGHGGLELLYLGMGSLISLLILFSLIQSSNTDVANLLPKSTLETVQSLSVWQVYLLGVERVLALVLQIGLSIWIYQSVRQKKWIYLVAAYGLHALFDLAPALSQVGWIANPLLVEVILLLEVLAFIWLTKSTFWKKS
- a CDS encoding PLP-dependent aminotransferase family protein, producing the protein MKKESKYQAVVSFLKKGIESGKFPTGSRLPSIRQLSQDFHCSKDTIQRALLELRHEQYLYAKPQSGYYVLEQGQHQDLEIEVTDEHASAYDDFRLCVNETLIGRENYLFNYYDNQEGLEELRQSVHQLLFNQALYCKPDQLVLTSGTQQALFILSQINFPSEGAEILVEQPTYHRMNRLLVAQGLAYRTIERRIDGIDLDELKEQFKSGKIKFFYTIPRFHYPLGHSYSDQEKRAILDLANQYGVYIVEDDYLGDLDPKKGQTFHYLDTEDRVIYIKSFSTSLFPALRITALILPNALKEAFVSYKNILDYDSNLIMQKALSLYIDSQLFEKNRLARLTLQENYQTRIKEVLEKNTCPLPNYPLHDGLLLDLRHYPKIASLKHSSLKLDFFEEAYLEACPYQFAKVSLENLEALLQYIKAELD
- the murB gene encoding UDP-N-acetylmuramate dehydrogenase, with amino-acid sequence MTLVTKIQEQLEGIDIRFKEPLKTYTYTKVGGRADYLVLPRNRYEMARVVQFANQENIPWMVLGNASNIIVREGGIRGFVILCDKLNNVSVDGYTIEAEAGANLIETTRIALRHSLTGFEFACGIPGSIGGAVFMNAGAYGGEIAHILQSCKILTKEGEIETLSAKDLAFGYRHSAIQDSGAIVLSAKFALAPGNHQVIKQEMDRLTHLRELKQPLEYPSCGSVFKRPVGHFAGQLISEAGLKGYRIGGVEVSEKHAGFMINVADGTAKDYEDLIQSVIEKVKEHSGVTLEREVRILGEKE
- the budA gene encoding acetolactate decarboxylase, with protein sequence MDRKVQEPVKLFQYNTLGALMAGLYGGTMTVGELLEHGDLGLGTLDSIDGELIVLDGKAYQAKGSGQTPEIVEVAADALIPYAAVVPHQAEVIFRQRFEMTDKELEKRIESYYDGENLFRSIKIHGEFSQMHVRMIPKSTPDTKFADVATHQPEYSRENISGTIVGFWTPEIFHGVSVAGYHLHFISDDLTFGGHVMDFVIKEGMIEVGAVDQLDQRFPVQDRQYLFAKFNVDEMKKDIDKSE